Proteins encoded in a region of the Streptomyces sp. NBC_00310 genome:
- a CDS encoding glycoside hydrolase family 3 N-terminal domain-containing protein — translation MKHTAAGPVGPVLPAALDEAAHRCLVAGFDGTTTVPDTLKRLIDRGLGGVILFTRNIRDADQVRELTGVLRMLRPDLLVAIDNEGGGIGHLVAAGAPEVPGSWALGAADDPRLTAACADALAGHLLSLGITASYAPVADVQSRPENPIVRTRAFGGDPELVSRHLRAWIEATEARGVASCAKHFPGHGGTVTDSHHELAVDPRPYERLDLAPFRAAVDAGVPMLMSAHVVFPALDPDLPATLSPRILSELLRGELGFDGVLVSDALEMKAIADRYGEAAGARLALAAGADQVIVAVPDLEVTLACRDAVLDALRTGDLAEERVVEAAERVQRLALRYAVPYRPGAVAVWDADAGLTAARRAVRSGGPLPEPVPEPVPGAHVVDCFPPPHPALNWGGEDLLTEVRALDPTATGTAVAGEPDDNGALVGKVLRAAEGRPLVVALCDAELYPWQGRLRDALLAGRPDALVVSTGLPEAGGALAAHGRGRVNLRAVAEVLAGRMS, via the coding sequence GTGAAACACACCGCCGCCGGGCCGGTCGGCCCGGTCCTCCCCGCGGCCCTCGACGAGGCAGCCCACCGCTGCCTCGTCGCGGGCTTCGACGGTACGACGACCGTCCCCGACACCCTGAAACGGCTGATCGACCGCGGACTCGGCGGGGTCATCCTGTTCACCCGCAATATCCGCGACGCCGACCAGGTCCGCGAACTCACCGGCGTGCTGCGGATGTTGCGTCCGGACCTGCTGGTCGCCATCGACAACGAGGGCGGCGGCATCGGCCATCTGGTCGCCGCGGGCGCCCCGGAGGTGCCCGGCTCATGGGCGCTCGGTGCCGCCGACGACCCCCGGCTGACCGCTGCCTGCGCCGACGCCCTCGCCGGACACCTGCTCTCGCTCGGCATCACCGCCTCCTACGCCCCCGTCGCCGACGTCCAGAGCCGGCCCGAGAACCCGATCGTGCGCACCCGCGCCTTCGGCGGCGACCCCGAACTGGTCTCCCGGCATCTGCGTGCCTGGATCGAGGCCACCGAGGCACGCGGTGTCGCCTCCTGCGCCAAGCACTTCCCCGGCCACGGCGGGACCGTCACCGACAGCCATCACGAGCTGGCGGTCGACCCACGGCCGTACGAGCGACTCGACCTCGCGCCCTTCCGGGCCGCCGTCGACGCGGGCGTGCCCATGCTGATGAGCGCCCACGTCGTCTTTCCGGCCCTCGACCCCGACCTGCCCGCCACCCTCAGCCCGCGCATCCTCTCCGAACTGCTGCGCGGCGAGCTCGGCTTCGACGGCGTCCTCGTCAGCGACGCGCTGGAGATGAAGGCCATCGCCGACCGCTACGGCGAGGCGGCCGGCGCCCGGCTCGCGCTCGCCGCCGGAGCGGACCAGGTCATCGTCGCCGTACCCGACCTGGAGGTCACCCTCGCCTGCCGCGATGCCGTGCTCGACGCCCTGCGGACGGGCGACCTCGCCGAGGAGCGCGTGGTCGAGGCCGCGGAACGGGTGCAACGGCTGGCGCTGCGGTACGCGGTGCCGTACCGGCCGGGTGCCGTGGCCGTGTGGGACGCGGACGCCGGGCTGACGGCGGCGCGGCGGGCCGTGCGGAGCGGGGGGCCATTGCCGGAACCGGTGCCGGAACCGGTGCCGGGCGCCCATGTTGTCGACTGCTTCCCGCCCCCGCATCCCGCCCTCAACTGGGGCGGCGAGGATCTGCTGACCGAGGTCCGTGCCCTCGATCCGACCGCCACGGGGACGGCGGTCGCCGGGGAGCCCGACGACAACGGGGCCCTCGTGGGGAAGGTGCTGCGGGCCGCCGAGGGGCGGCCCCTGGTCGTCGCCCTGTGCGATGCGGAGCTGTACCCCTGGCAAGGGCGTCTACGGGACGCGTTGCTGGCGGGACGGCCGGATGCGCTGGTGGTCTCGACCGGGTTGCCGGAAGCGGGCGGTGCGCTTGCCGCGCACGGGAGGGGACGGGTGAATCTGCGGGCGGTGGCCGAGGTTCTGGCGGGGCGGATGTCCTGA
- a CDS encoding GNAT family N-acetyltransferase has protein sequence MDVERYACRPYRGQEDHDAMAAVRLGCAERDRVDAGSVVEGLPTAAEIAESCAELEDPHGNQILVEYEGQCQGQGEGRVVGYATIRWWEERDGTWLYLHRGYVLPRHRGRGIGSAMLDWAENRIRRLVREHGTARRAVFGANATAGEADATALLLAGGYRRVFSLVELKLADLRRLPEAKPLPTGVRLGAVGPGDHRAAWEAVVDSYADAAFTQRWTYERFLATADPTCWRAAWDGDRMAGVALCSVRRRDGAVGEVEELSVRAESRRLGLGRALLLDGLRCLREHGAETARLYTGTANPHRSYDLYESVGFRRRSEYVRYRKPVEASAATAIEA, from the coding sequence ATGGATGTGGAGCGCTATGCCTGCCGGCCGTACCGGGGCCAGGAAGACCATGACGCGATGGCCGCCGTACGGCTGGGCTGCGCGGAGCGGGACCGGGTCGACGCCGGGTCGGTCGTGGAGGGGCTCCCGACGGCCGCCGAGATCGCGGAGTCCTGCGCCGAGTTGGAAGACCCTCACGGGAACCAGATCCTGGTGGAGTACGAGGGCCAGTGCCAGGGCCAGGGCGAAGGCCGCGTCGTCGGCTACGCGACGATCAGGTGGTGGGAGGAGCGGGACGGGACGTGGCTGTACCTGCACCGTGGCTATGTGCTGCCCCGGCATCGCGGCCGGGGCATCGGTTCGGCCATGCTCGACTGGGCCGAGAACCGCATTCGCCGGCTCGTGCGGGAGCACGGCACCGCCCGGCGGGCCGTGTTCGGCGCGAACGCCACGGCCGGTGAGGCGGACGCGACGGCGTTGCTGCTGGCCGGCGGTTACCGGAGGGTCTTCAGCCTGGTGGAGCTGAAGCTGGCCGACCTCCGACGACTGCCCGAGGCCAAGCCACTGCCGACCGGTGTCCGACTCGGCGCCGTGGGGCCGGGGGACCATCGCGCCGCATGGGAGGCGGTCGTCGACTCCTATGCGGACGCCGCCTTCACCCAGAGGTGGACGTACGAGAGGTTCCTCGCCACGGCCGACCCGACCTGCTGGCGAGCCGCCTGGGACGGGGACCGGATGGCCGGGGTCGCTCTGTGTTCCGTCCGCCGGCGGGACGGCGCGGTGGGCGAGGTCGAGGAGTTGAGCGTCCGGGCGGAGTCGCGACGGCTGGGGCTCGGCCGGGCCCTGCTGCTCGACGGGCTGCGCTGCCTCCGCGAGCACGGCGCCGAGACCGCGCGCCTCTACACCGGGACCGCCAATCCGCACCGCTCCTACGACCTCTACGAGAGCGTCGGGTTCCGCCGCCGGAGTGAGTACGTCCGTTACCGCAAGCCGGTCGAGGCCTCAGCGGCAACGGCGATCGAGGCCTGA
- a CDS encoding DUF6629 family protein, with protein MCWSATADLVAGVGVTAVGVACVALVRTGRDLPLAALPLLLGTHQIVESVVWSSDGGSGPATVAWAVVALPLLALWVPVGVWCAAPPHARTRLAVLLAVGAATAVPLAHGLATGPVTAEIRGHTVGYTIDLSHPVLLVAGYLLATVGSLLLSGDRRLVVLGFLAAVGAVISWTLWRMEFVSTWCAFAALCSVVLFGWVRARARLPRRRSVTWP; from the coding sequence ATGTGCTGGAGTGCGACGGCCGATCTCGTGGCGGGCGTCGGTGTCACCGCTGTCGGGGTGGCCTGTGTGGCGCTGGTGCGCACTGGTCGGGACCTGCCGCTCGCCGCGTTGCCGTTGCTGCTCGGGACCCACCAGATCGTGGAGTCGGTGGTCTGGTCCTCGGACGGAGGCAGTGGACCCGCCACCGTCGCCTGGGCCGTCGTCGCACTGCCGCTGCTGGCCCTGTGGGTACCGGTGGGCGTGTGGTGCGCGGCCCCGCCGCACGCCCGGACCCGGCTTGCCGTGCTGCTCGCGGTCGGGGCCGCGACCGCCGTACCGCTCGCCCACGGCCTCGCCACGGGCCCGGTGACGGCCGAGATCCGTGGCCACACCGTCGGCTACACGATCGACCTGTCGCACCCGGTGCTCCTCGTCGCGGGCTACCTCCTCGCCACCGTCGGCTCCCTGCTCCTCTCCGGAGACCGCAGGCTCGTGGTGCTCGGGTTCCTGGCCGCCGTCGGTGCCGTGATCAGCTGGACCCTGTGGCGGATGGAGTTCGTCTCGACCTGGTGCGCCTTCGCCGCCCTGTGCTCGGTGGTGCTGTTCGGCTGGGTGCGCGCACGGGCGAGGCTTCCTCGCCGCCGTTCCGTCACCTGGCCGTAG
- a CDS encoding maleylpyruvate isomerase family mycothiol-dependent enzyme → MECDFARERAGRFGPAELVAQIRETAGSSRRAPLAAPLDPLVDFLVHGQDIARPLGRDRPMPTEQATAALAHVVSSPFYGARKRLRGVRLVATDAAWSAGTGPDEVRGPVADLLLLATGRLAGLAGVSGPGTEKLAATLS, encoded by the coding sequence ATGGAATGCGACTTCGCCCGGGAACGCGCAGGTCGGTTCGGGCCGGCCGAACTCGTCGCGCAGATCCGGGAGACGGCGGGTTCCTCCCGCCGCGCGCCCCTGGCCGCGCCGCTGGACCCGCTCGTCGACTTCCTCGTCCACGGCCAGGACATCGCGCGCCCCCTCGGGCGGGACCGCCCGATGCCGACGGAACAGGCCACCGCCGCGCTCGCCCACGTGGTGTCCAGCCCCTTCTACGGGGCACGCAAACGGCTGCGGGGCGTGCGACTGGTGGCGACCGACGCGGCCTGGTCGGCGGGAACCGGCCCCGACGAGGTCCGCGGACCGGTCGCCGACCTGCTCCTCCTGGCGACGGGACGCCTGGCGGGGCTCGCGGGCGTCTCCGGCCCGGGAACGGAGAAGCTCGCGGCCACACTGTCGTAG
- a CDS encoding Tn3 family transposase produces MIAYAYGTNSGIGSVAAGEHGHSEEELRYTARRYLTAVGLKAAGVEIANATFAARSEAVWGHGTTTVASDSTHFQAWDRNIFTEWHSRYGGRGVLVYWHIEKGSMAIHSQLLNCTASEVAAATEGMMRHATTMQTEGNYVDSHGQSEIGLGLTRFLGYDLLHRIKQINKVKLYRPGREDEDSYERLADAMTRPIRWDVIENNYDQRIKYATAIRVGTASTEAILRRFTRTASHPVYQAMLEVGKAQKTIFVARYLRDRDLQREIQEGLNVVEGWNGANDIIFFGKSSELSSNRRDQQELSVLALHLLQTALVFVNTLMIQEMLADPEWVNLLTEEDKRALTSLFWMHLQPYGEVRLNMGSRLQLAQPVPQEPEPEPAAA; encoded by the coding sequence TTGATCGCCTACGCGTACGGCACGAACTCCGGGATCGGCTCGGTCGCGGCGGGCGAGCACGGGCACAGCGAGGAAGAGCTCCGCTACACCGCCCGCCGCTACCTGACCGCCGTCGGCCTCAAGGCGGCCGGGGTGGAGATCGCGAACGCCACCTTCGCGGCCCGCTCCGAAGCGGTGTGGGGGCATGGCACCACCACAGTGGCCAGCGATTCCACACACTTTCAGGCGTGGGACCGGAACATCTTCACCGAGTGGCACTCCCGGTACGGGGGCCGCGGAGTGCTCGTGTACTGGCACATCGAAAAGGGCTCGATGGCCATTCACAGCCAGCTTCTGAACTGCACCGCCTCCGAGGTCGCCGCGGCGACCGAGGGCATGATGCGGCACGCGACCACGATGCAGACCGAGGGCAACTACGTCGATTCGCATGGCCAGTCGGAAATCGGGCTCGGACTGACGAGGTTCCTGGGCTACGACCTGCTGCACCGCATCAAGCAGATCAACAAGGTCAAGCTGTACCGGCCCGGCCGCGAGGACGAGGACAGCTACGAGCGCCTGGCCGACGCGATGACCCGCCCAATCCGCTGGGACGTCATCGAGAACAACTACGACCAGCGCATCAAGTACGCCACAGCGATCCGGGTCGGCACCGCCTCCACCGAGGCCATCCTGCGGCGCTTCACCCGCACCGCCTCCCACCCCGTCTACCAGGCAATGCTGGAGGTCGGCAAAGCCCAGAAGACCATCTTCGTCGCCCGCTACCTGCGCGACCGCGACCTCCAGCGCGAGATCCAAGAAGGGCTGAACGTCGTCGAGGGCTGGAACGGCGCCAACGACATCATCTTCTTCGGCAAGAGCAGCGAGCTCTCTTCCAACCGCCGTGACCAGCAAGAACTATCCGTCCTCGCGCTCCATCTCCTCCAGACCGCGCTCGTCTTCGTCAATACGCTGATGATCCAGGAGATGCTCGCCGATCCGGAGTGGGTGAACCTCCTGACTGAGGAGGACAAACGCGCCCTGACCTCGCTGTTCTGGATGCACCTCCAGCCCTATGGCGAGGTGCGGCTGAATATGGGCAGCCGCCTCCAGCTCGCTCAGCCCGTCCCCCAGGAACCGGAGCCCGAGCCGGCCGCGGCCTGA
- a CDS encoding ABC transporter permease: MSSLSLAVRDSNTMLRRNLLHAWRYPSGTLNLLLTPIMMLLLFVYIFGDVMSAGIGGGGADRSDYIAYIVPGLLLMTVGSTVIGAAVSVCVDMTQGLTARFRTMAIYRGSLLVGHVVGGVLQCVMSVVLVGAVGVAMGFRSTDATALEWIAAFGLITLFALALTWIAVGMGAASPNPEAAGNMAMPLILLPLISSAFIPAGTMPGWFQPIAEYQPFTPAIETLRGLLLDTEIGNNGWIAVVWCVGLIALGYRWSTAQFNRDPK; encoded by the coding sequence ATGAGCTCCCTCTCGCTCGCTGTACGCGACTCGAACACGATGCTGCGCCGCAACCTCCTGCACGCATGGCGCTACCCGTCCGGGACCCTGAACCTGCTGCTCACACCGATCATGATGCTGCTGCTCTTCGTCTACATCTTCGGCGACGTGATGAGCGCCGGGATCGGTGGCGGCGGCGCGGACCGCTCCGACTACATCGCCTACATCGTCCCCGGTCTGCTGCTGATGACCGTCGGCAGCACCGTGATCGGGGCCGCGGTGTCCGTCTGCGTGGACATGACCCAGGGCCTCACCGCCCGCTTCCGCACGATGGCGATCTACCGGGGCTCTCTGCTCGTCGGGCATGTCGTCGGCGGCGTGCTGCAGTGCGTGATGAGCGTGGTCCTCGTCGGCGCCGTCGGGGTGGCGATGGGCTTCCGGTCCACGGACGCCACGGCACTGGAGTGGATCGCGGCGTTCGGGCTGATCACGCTGTTCGCCCTGGCACTCACCTGGATCGCCGTCGGGATGGGCGCGGCCAGTCCGAACCCCGAGGCGGCCGGCAATATGGCCATGCCGCTGATCCTCCTGCCGCTCATCTCCAGCGCCTTCATCCCGGCCGGTACGATGCCGGGCTGGTTCCAGCCGATCGCCGAGTACCAGCCCTTCACCCCTGCCATCGAAACCCTCCGCGGCCTCCTGCTCGACACCGAAATCGGCAACAACGGCTGGATCGCGGTCGTCTGGTGCGTCGGCCTGATCGCGCTCGGCTACCGCTGGTCGACGGCGCAGTTCAACCGCGACCCGAAGTAA
- a CDS encoding ATP-binding cassette domain-containing protein, giving the protein MPSSVMPTCRQDDGHPSPPTAVSAVGLRKSYGDKTVLDGIDLRIPAGSVFALLGPNGAGKTTAVKILSTLITADAGDLHVGGHNLAADPQAVRAAIGVTGQFSAVDGLITGEENMLLMADLHHLSKSEGRRVAAELLERFDLAEAAKKPASTYSGGMKRRLDLAMTLVANPRIIFLDEPTTGLDPRSRHNMWGIIRGLVSDGVTVFLTTQYLEEADELADRIAVLNDGKIAAEGTAEELKRLIPGGHIRLRFTDPVAYQSAADALREITRDDEALSLSIPSDGSQRELRSILDWLDSVGIEADELTVHTPDLDDVFFALTGPANVPNQPKENVR; this is encoded by the coding sequence ATGCCTTCATCTGTCATGCCCACATGCAGGCAGGATGACGGTCACCCGTCGCCGCCGACCGCCGTCTCCGCCGTAGGGCTACGCAAGTCGTACGGCGACAAGACCGTCCTCGACGGCATCGATCTGCGCATCCCGGCCGGGTCCGTGTTCGCGCTGCTCGGCCCGAACGGCGCCGGCAAGACCACCGCCGTCAAGATCCTGTCCACGCTCATCACCGCCGACGCCGGTGACCTGCACGTCGGCGGGCACAACCTGGCCGCCGACCCACAGGCGGTCCGTGCCGCAATCGGTGTCACCGGGCAGTTCTCCGCCGTTGACGGCCTGATCACCGGCGAGGAGAACATGCTCCTCATGGCGGACCTGCACCACCTGTCCAAGAGCGAGGGACGACGGGTCGCCGCCGAACTCCTGGAGCGCTTCGACCTGGCAGAGGCCGCGAAGAAGCCCGCCTCGACCTACTCCGGCGGTATGAAGCGCCGCCTCGACCTCGCGATGACGCTGGTCGCCAACCCGCGGATCATCTTCCTCGACGAGCCGACGACAGGGCTCGACCCACGCTCCCGCCACAACATGTGGGGCATCATCCGCGGCCTCGTCTCCGACGGCGTCACCGTCTTCCTCACCACCCAGTACCTGGAGGAGGCCGACGAACTCGCCGACCGCATCGCCGTGTTGAACGACGGCAAGATCGCCGCCGAGGGCACCGCCGAGGAGCTCAAACGGCTCATCCCGGGCGGGCACATCCGGCTCCGCTTCACCGACCCGGTCGCGTACCAGTCCGCCGCTGACGCCCTGCGCGAAATCACCCGGGACGACGAGGCACTGTCGCTGTCCATCCCCAGCGACGGTAGTCAGCGCGAACTGCGCTCCATTCTCGACTGGCTCGACTCCGTCGGCATCGAGGCCGACGAGCTGACCGTACATACCCCCGACCTCGACGACGTGTTCTTCGCCCTGACCGGCCCAGCCAACGTCCCCAACCAGCCCAAGGAGAACGTGCGATGA
- a CDS encoding DUF1048 domain-containing protein, whose protein sequence is MSIQDIIEGKKQWRAHMARVKVLPQDYQIVYKEMQKYLFKVGPIDLPDGPLLPGIVDFFEEGAAMGKGVLELIGTDVAAFCDDLIKDSRTYADVYQESVSGESGTAEK, encoded by the coding sequence GTGAGCATCCAAGACATCATCGAGGGCAAGAAGCAGTGGCGGGCGCACATGGCCCGGGTCAAGGTGCTCCCGCAGGACTACCAGATCGTCTACAAGGAGATGCAGAAGTACCTGTTCAAGGTCGGCCCGATCGACCTGCCTGACGGGCCCCTGCTCCCCGGGATCGTCGACTTCTTCGAGGAGGGCGCCGCCATGGGAAAGGGGGTCCTGGAGCTCATCGGCACGGACGTCGCCGCGTTCTGCGACGATCTGATCAAGGACTCACGCACCTATGCGGACGTCTATCAGGAGTCCGTCAGCGGGGAATCCGGCACGGCCGAGAAGTAG
- a CDS encoding DUF1048 domain-containing protein, with product MNFWEKITGSDLTREWKAFETRAEVLPDDYRAAWGQIIAHLFPYGDFTGRNLMPILDAALGLLEVAAADGQSVHEVLGDDIPGFCTALAGGEGARTYRDRWREQLNRNVAKKLSRLGG from the coding sequence ATGAACTTCTGGGAGAAGATCACAGGCAGCGATCTCACCAGGGAATGGAAGGCGTTCGAAACCCGGGCCGAGGTCCTGCCGGACGACTACCGGGCGGCGTGGGGACAGATCATCGCCCACCTCTTCCCCTATGGGGACTTCACCGGTCGCAACCTGATGCCGATCCTCGACGCCGCGCTGGGGCTGCTCGAAGTAGCAGCGGCCGACGGGCAGAGCGTCCACGAGGTGCTCGGCGACGACATCCCAGGCTTCTGCACCGCGCTGGCCGGTGGAGAAGGGGCTCGAACCTATCGCGACCGGTGGCGCGAGCAGTTGAACAGGAACGTCGCAAAGAAGCTGAGCCGGCTGGGAGGCTGA
- a CDS encoding PadR family transcriptional regulator — protein MDDLTEMLKGTLEGCVLEIIGSEETYGYAITRQLNELGFADVVEGTVYTILLRLERNKLVQVTKRPSGVGPPRKFYSLNDAGREELAKFWAKWQYVSSRINKLKEGGR, from the coding sequence ATGGACGACCTGACGGAGATGCTGAAGGGCACGCTCGAAGGGTGCGTGCTCGAAATCATCGGCAGCGAGGAAACCTACGGGTACGCCATCACTCGTCAGCTGAACGAGCTCGGCTTCGCCGACGTCGTCGAGGGGACCGTCTACACCATCTTGCTGCGACTGGAGAGGAACAAGCTCGTCCAGGTGACGAAACGACCATCTGGGGTCGGTCCGCCGCGCAAGTTCTACTCGCTCAACGACGCCGGACGCGAGGAACTCGCGAAGTTCTGGGCGAAATGGCAGTACGTCTCATCACGCATCAACAAGCTTAAGGAGGGCGGGAGATGA
- a CDS encoding phytanoyl-CoA dioxygenase family protein — protein MPPIAAVSRTWLSEADCDLDTFRALVEQDTDPADHPSAERVDRNVPLYDSERLRALTATSEGRRTIQTELVRALLDGPGIVVLKGAFTDPAVVDRASDAFRELIEEERAAGTARGDHFAKPGANDRVWNALEKMAVRAPDVFADYYANDMLALISEAWLGPAYQVTSQVNVVNPGGAAQSPHRDYHLGFLSQRQAAAYPAHVHRLSPVLTLQGAVAHCDMPVESGPTLYLPHSQKYEPGYLAWRLPEFVEYFDAHHVQLPLDKGDAAFFNPALFHAAGHNRSSDIRRMANLLQISSAFGRAMESVDRGAMAHALFPVLLHRKSEGAPEDWLRRVVAATAEGYAFPTDLDLDPPVDGLAPPAQADLLWQAVSETWTPERLRRELEAGARRRGRS, from the coding sequence ATGCCCCCCATCGCCGCGGTGTCACGGACCTGGCTGTCCGAGGCCGACTGCGATCTCGACACGTTCCGCGCACTCGTCGAGCAGGACACCGACCCCGCCGACCATCCCTCGGCCGAGCGGGTCGATCGGAACGTGCCGCTCTACGACAGCGAACGGCTCCGCGCTCTGACGGCCACATCGGAGGGCCGTCGGACCATACAGACCGAGCTGGTCCGGGCCCTGCTGGACGGCCCCGGAATCGTCGTGCTCAAGGGCGCGTTCACCGACCCGGCCGTCGTGGACCGGGCGTCCGACGCCTTCCGTGAACTGATCGAGGAGGAGCGCGCGGCGGGTACGGCCCGGGGCGACCACTTCGCGAAGCCGGGCGCCAACGACCGCGTCTGGAACGCGCTGGAGAAGATGGCCGTACGGGCCCCGGACGTCTTCGCCGACTACTACGCCAACGACATGCTGGCCCTGATCTCCGAGGCCTGGCTCGGCCCCGCCTACCAGGTCACCTCGCAGGTCAACGTGGTCAACCCGGGGGGCGCCGCCCAGAGCCCGCACCGCGACTACCACCTCGGCTTCCTCTCCCAGCGGCAGGCCGCCGCCTACCCCGCGCACGTCCACCGCCTCTCCCCCGTCCTCACCCTCCAGGGTGCGGTCGCCCACTGCGACATGCCCGTCGAGTCCGGCCCCACCCTCTACCTGCCGCACTCCCAGAAGTACGAGCCCGGCTACCTCGCCTGGCGACTCCCTGAGTTCGTCGAGTACTTCGACGCCCACCACGTCCAACTCCCCCTGGACAAGGGCGACGCGGCCTTCTTCAACCCCGCGCTCTTCCACGCCGCCGGGCACAACCGCTCCTCGGACATCCGGCGCATGGCCAACCTGCTCCAGATCTCCTCCGCCTTCGGCCGCGCCATGGAGAGCGTGGACCGCGGGGCGATGGCGCACGCGCTCTTCCCGGTCCTGCTGCACCGCAAGTCCGAGGGCGCCCCGGAGGATTGGCTGCGCCGCGTCGTCGCCGCCACCGCCGAGGGCTACGCCTTCCCCACCGACCTCGACCTCGACCCGCCCGTCGACGGCCTCGCGCCGCCCGCGCAGGCCGACCTGCTCTGGCAGGCCGTCAGCGAGACCTGGACCCCGGAGCGACTGCGCCGCGAACTGGAGGCGGGCGCACGGCGCCGAGGGCGCTCGTGA
- a CDS encoding SGNH/GDSL hydrolase family protein, with product MQTPRQLSRRTLVAAAAAGLVSTVVSPAQAAEVRAARFHTVGRVKKAADGTVQYGWPGVYFEGRFRGTGVGVVLDDADNDYDVQVDGTTVATLVTPGRTVSWIDGLADGGHRVRVVKRTESPWAAGRFGGFVAASGGAILARPRARSRQIEFIGDSYTAGYGNVSEIRDCSGNGGVNRNSNADLAFGALTAGKLDADYQINAFSGRGMVRNYNGGDPGTDFRTYYDRALLNVEGDVWRKPHSWCPQVVVVGLGINDFSTPLNPGERWSTTAELVASYESAYHGFLDRLRARYGPRTFLVVAAAHLWNTTAFAEATLRIVEERGRQGDGRVSHWYYDDPALDHLGCDWHPSLHDHRIISGLLDEHLAGLPLRW from the coding sequence ATGCAGACCCCTCGCCAGTTATCCCGACGGACGTTGGTCGCCGCCGCCGCGGCCGGCCTCGTCTCGACCGTCGTCTCCCCCGCGCAGGCCGCCGAGGTGCGGGCGGCCCGGTTCCACACGGTGGGCCGGGTCAAGAAGGCAGCCGACGGAACCGTTCAGTACGGCTGGCCCGGCGTGTACTTCGAGGGGAGGTTCCGAGGGACCGGTGTCGGGGTGGTCCTCGACGACGCCGACAACGACTACGACGTCCAGGTCGACGGAACGACCGTCGCCACCCTGGTCACCCCCGGCCGGACCGTCTCCTGGATCGACGGTCTCGCCGACGGCGGACACCGCGTGCGGGTCGTGAAGCGGACGGAGAGCCCGTGGGCGGCCGGCCGGTTCGGCGGATTCGTCGCGGCTTCCGGTGGCGCGATCCTGGCGAGACCCCGGGCGCGGAGCAGGCAGATCGAGTTCATCGGCGACTCGTACACCGCCGGCTACGGCAATGTCTCCGAGATCCGGGACTGTTCCGGAAACGGCGGGGTCAACCGGAACAGCAATGCCGATCTCGCGTTCGGCGCGCTCACCGCGGGGAAACTGGACGCCGACTACCAGATCAACGCCTTCTCCGGCCGTGGAATGGTCCGCAATTACAACGGCGGCGATCCCGGGACCGACTTTCGCACGTACTACGACCGGGCCCTGCTGAACGTCGAGGGCGACGTCTGGCGGAAGCCGCACAGCTGGTGTCCGCAGGTCGTCGTGGTCGGGCTCGGCATCAACGACTTCTCGACGCCCCTCAACCCCGGGGAGCGCTGGAGCACGACGGCCGAGCTGGTCGCCTCCTATGAGAGCGCCTATCACGGCTTCCTCGACAGGCTGCGCGCCCGGTACGGGCCCAGGACGTTCCTCGTGGTCGCCGCCGCCCACCTCTGGAACACCACCGCGTTCGCGGAGGCCACCCTGCGGATCGTCGAGGAGCGCGGCCGACAGGGCGACGGCCGGGTCAGCCACTGGTACTACGACGACCCCGCCCTCGATCACCTGGGCTGCGACTGGCACCCCTCGCTCCATGACCATCGCATCATCTCGGGGCTGCTCGACGAGCATCTCGCGGGGCTGCCGCTGCGCTGGTAG
- a CDS encoding sugar nucleotide-binding protein: protein MKLLIIGGSGFLGGELSRRARAAGHETAATYSTRPPETAGGVSWHSLDVRDPARVTGVMAEVAPSVVVNVSSGDADWAVTAEGGVRVAMAAAERGCRLVHVSSDAVFSGDRGRYDETCLPDPVTPYGAAKAAAEAGVRLLAPHAVVVRTSLIIGGGPALSVHERHVHDLVAGTRDGVLFTDVVRCPVHVADLAAALLELAASGAGGMRHIAGPDALTRHVPCQVHLFAFCGVL, encoded by the coding sequence ATGAAGCTCCTCATCATCGGTGGCAGCGGGTTCCTGGGCGGCGAGTTGTCGCGGCGGGCCCGGGCGGCGGGACACGAGACGGCCGCGACCTACTCCACCCGGCCGCCGGAGACCGCGGGGGGCGTCTCCTGGCACTCCCTCGACGTCCGGGACCCCGCGCGGGTGACCGGGGTGATGGCGGAAGTGGCTCCCTCGGTCGTCGTCAACGTGTCGAGTGGCGACGCCGATTGGGCGGTCACCGCCGAGGGCGGGGTCCGGGTGGCGATGGCCGCGGCCGAGCGGGGCTGCCGTCTGGTCCATGTGTCCAGCGACGCCGTGTTCTCGGGCGATCGGGGCCGCTACGACGAGACCTGCCTGCCGGACCCCGTCACGCCCTACGGTGCCGCGAAGGCCGCGGCGGAGGCCGGTGTCCGGCTGCTGGCGCCGCACGCGGTCGTGGTGCGGACCTCGCTGATCATCGGGGGCGGGCCCGCGCTCTCCGTACATGAACGGCATGTGCACGACCTCGTGGCCGGGACCCGTGACGGCGTGCTGTTCACCGACGTGGTGCGCTGTCCGGTGCATGTGGCCGACCTGGCCGCCGCTCTGCTGGAGTTGGCCGCTTCCGGGGCAGGAGGTATGCGGCACATCGCCGGGCCGGACGCCCTCACCCGGCACGTTCCCTGTCAAGTTCATCTGTTCGCATTCTGTGGAGTGCTCTGA